From Rutidosis leptorrhynchoides isolate AG116_Rl617_1_P2 chromosome 3, CSIRO_AGI_Rlap_v1, whole genome shotgun sequence, a single genomic window includes:
- the LOC139896885 gene encoding receptor-like protein EIX1 has protein sequence MKFQSSNSTGFFVLFIFVATKLLLSCGADNTSSSCFEHERQSLLRFKHSLISDPSNRLSSWNETINCCHWLGVGCDNTTGYVTRLDLRTNSEQLEGNELNSSLSELTRLSYLDLSGNYFHTSPIPDFIGSMRQLRYLNLSSAGFAGVVSHQIGNLSRLRVLDLSDRNSMMELVVDDFTWLTRLLSLEHLDLSGVNVTGDGAFDKLLLYMIPSLKELHLSNCGLSNSHFNITHFDSNITRSTIQTLDLSSNSFEGQFPLFLQNMTSLRVLDLSTNKLNSSIPLMNNVVELNLAGNRFSGIQDTGVWRQCLIKQLDLSFNYMKGGFTGPSTNVSECAKYDLETLILNDNKLNGFIPESLGNLTSLQDLVLSGNQLTGPIPTSIGKLAFLQRLDLSENLLNGTIPSSMGRLSKLQFLDLSSNLLQGSIPDSTGQLSKLQFLDISNNSLSGVITEAHFANMSMLIHLAATSNHMLSFKISLDWEPPFQLRNVLLGSCKFNSEFPPWIRTQTRLVILILSNTSISGPLPDWFRELPVIAILDLSHNYLTGPLTNLPSNPTTEYYSPSAFIERLADYALVSRLLLLKNNFFNGLIPDSLCDARDLVILDLSKNMLSGNVPDCFGSFDDLNVMILSSNRLSGVIPSSLGKLGRSIQWLHLNNNSFHGELPENLSNLTSLNVLDLGENRLSGSIPKWIGGKVKFLAVLRLHDNNFMGRIPQELCELSSDLQILDFGDNYLTGTIPHCFGNLRGMSGGGSNLYFSGGFEQSVIQVMRGVSLEYTTIMRYVVNMDLSSNNLEGQIPNELTSLSGLIGFNLSNNNLTGPIPDKIGDMNSLMSLDLSSNELSGTIPSSISWLTFLSHLNLSENKLSGRIPTGSQLQTLIDPSIYAGNSDLCGSPLTKRCDRDEVVVTRGNNDSGQEEEDDFEMIWIYATTSGFITGFMGILGVLVLKDKWRSAVFNFVLEFCISKQTTNLSAASNSF, from the exons ATGAAATTTCAGTCGAGTAATAGTACTGGGTTCTTTGTTTTATTCATATTTGTAgctacaaaattattattaagttgtGGAGCTGATAACACGAGCTCCAGTTGCTTTGAACACGAGAGGCAATCTCTTCTGAGATTCAAACATAGCCTTATATCGGACCCTTCAAATAGACTATCATCTTGGAATGAAACAATTAACTGTTGCCATTGGCTAGGCGTGGGCTGCGATAATACCACTGGTTACGTTACTAGACTTGATCTCAGAACCAATTCTGAGCAGTTAGAGGGAAACGAGTTGAACTCGTCGTTGTCTGAGTTGACTCGTTTGAGTTACCTGGACTTAAGTGGGAACTATTTTCATACAAGTCCGATTCCTGATTTCATCGGCTCAATGAGACAGCTCAGATATCTTAATCTTTCTTCAGCTGGCTTTGCGGGCGTAGTTTCTCATCAGATTGGAAATCTTTCAAGATTGCGCGTACTTGATCTCAGTGATCGTAATAGCATGATGGAGCTAGTTGTCGATGATTTCACATGGTTGACACGTCTTTTATCACTCGAACATCTTGATCTAAGTGGAGTGAACGTCACTGGAGATGGAGCTTTTGATAAGTTACTGCTTTATATGATTCCTTCCTTAAAAGAGCTACACTTGTCTAATTGTGGCCTTTCTAATTCTCATTTCAATATAACTCATTTTGATTCAAACATTACACGCTCCACTATTCAAACGCTCGATCTAAGTTCAAATTCCTTCGAAGGTCAGTTCCCATTGTTTTTACAAAACATGACCTCTTTACGAGTGCTTGATCTTTCGACCAACAAACTCAATTCTTCTATTCCTTTGATGAACAATGTTGTTGAACTCAATCTTGCCGGAAATAGGTTTTCCGGTATTCAAGATACTGGTGTATGGAGACAGTGTTTGATAAAACAGTTGGATCTTTCTTTCAACTATATGAAAGGGGGATTCACGGGGCCATCGACCAATGTATCTGAATGCGCCAAATATGATCTCGAAACATTAATTTTAAATGACAATAAGTTAAATG GATTCATCCCAGAATCTTTAGGAAACTTAACGAGTTTGCAGGATTTAGTTCTATCTGGGAATCAATTGACTGGTCCGATTCCTACTTCTATTGGAAAACTAGCGTTTTTACAAAGATTAGATCTATCTGAAAACCTATTGAATGGGACGATTCCATCCTCGATGGGTCGCCTATCGA AACTCCAGTTTCTTGATTTATCATCTAACTTATTACAAGGGTCAATTCCAGATTCGACTGGACAGCTGTCTAAACTCCAGTTTCTCGATATATCCAACAATTCTTTATCTGGCGTAATCACCGAAGCTCATTTTGCAAACATGTCGATGCTAATACACCTTGCTGCAACCTCCAACCACATGCTAAGCTTCAAAATTTCACTCGATTGGGAGCCTCCTTTTCAGTTAAGAAACGTGTTACTTGGATCTTGCAAATTCAATTCAGAGTTTCCTCCGTGGATTCGAACACAGACACGTCTGGTAATCCTGATTCTTTCTAATACTAGCATTTCTGGACCACTTCCGGATTGGTTCCGCGAGCTGCCTGTTATCGCGATACTCGATCTCTCCCATAACTATCTCACCGGTCCATTGACAAACCTTCCATCTAACCCAACAACAGAGTACTACTCTCCTAGTGCTTTTATTGAACGGTTGGCAGATTATGCTCTTGTGTCAAGATTGTTGCTTCTTAAGAACAATTTCTTCAACGGGTTAATTCCAGATTCATTATGCGATGCTAGAGATTTAGTAATTCTCGATCTTTCCAAAAATATGCTATCTGGAAACGTTCCAGATTGCTTTGGGAGTTTTGACGACTTAAACGTCATGATATTAAGTTCCAATCGGCTATCGGGTGTCATTCCAAGCTCTCTAGGAAAACTTGGTCGTTCCATACAATGGTTACATCTAAACAACAACAGTTTCCATGGCGAACTTCCAGAAAATCTATCGAATTTAACAAGTTTAAACGTATTAGATTTGGGTGAGAATAGATTATCTGGAAGTATACCGAAATGGATAGGAGGAAAGGTGAAGTTTCTAGCCGTCCTAAGGCTACATGATAACAACTTCATGGGCCGAATCCCTCAAGAATTATGTGAATTAAGTTCCGACCTACAAATTTTAGATTTTGGTGACAATTACTTAACAGGAACAATCCCTCACTGTTTTGGAAACTTGCGCGGAATGAGTGGAGGTGGTTCGAATCTGTACTTTTCAGGCGGGTTCGAGCAAAGCGTGATCCAGGTGATGAGAGGAGTTTCGTTAGAGTACACAACCATAATGAGATACGTAGTCAACATGGACCTTTCTAGCAATAATCTTGAGGGACAGATACCTAATGAGTTGACTAGTCTTTCGGGGTTGATTGGTTTTAACTTGTCAAACAATAATCTGACGGGTCCCATTCCTGATAAAATCGGTGATATGAATTCGTTGATGTCTCTTGATCTTTCTTCAAACGAGCTTTCAGGGACGATTCCATCGAGTATTTCTTGGTTGACATTTCTTAGCCATCTTAATCTATCGGAAAATAAGTTGTCAGGGAGGATTCCGACTGGAAGTCAGCTTCAGACACTTATTGATCCCTCGATATATGCAGGCAATAGTGATCTGTGTGGTAGCCCATTAACAAAAAGGTGTGACCGTGATGAAGTCGTGGTGACTAGAGGCAACAATGATAGCGGTCAAGAGGAGGAGGATGATTTTGAAATGATATGGATTTATGCAACTACAAGTGGTTTCATAACAGGGTTTATGGGAATTTTGGGAGTTCTTGTGCTTAAGGACAAATGGAGATCTGCAGTTTTCAATTTTGTGTTGGAATTTTGCATAAGCAAGCAAACTACAAACTTATCAGCAGCAAGCAACAGTTTTTGA
- the LOC139895652 gene encoding actin-depolymerizing factor 7-like, producing the protein MAVDDECKLKFLELKARRIYRYVTYKIEDQQVIVDKIGGPDKTYEDFTNSLPVNECRYAVFDFDFTTDENCQKSKIFFIAWSPDTSKVRMKMVYASSKDRFKRELDGIQVELQATDPSEMSFDIIKARAI; encoded by the exons ATGGCTGTTGATGATGAATGTAAGTTAAAGTTTCTAGAGTTAAAAGCGAGAAGAATCTACCGTTATGTTACCTACAAAATCGAGGATCAACAGGTGATTGTTGACAAGATTGGCGGTCCTGACAAAACCTACGAGGATTTCACAAACTCTCTTCCAGTTAATGAATGTCGTTATGCTGTCTTTGATTTCGACTTCACTACCGACGAAAATTGTCAGAAAAGCAAGATATTCTTCATTGCATG GTCACCAGATACATCAAAGGTGAGAATGAAGATGGTGTACGCAAGCTCTAAAGACAGATTCAAGAGAGAATTGGATGGGATCCAAGTCGAGTTGCAAGCAACGGACCCTAGTGAGATGAGCTTCGACATTATTAAAGCACGAGCAATCTAA
- the LOC139895653 gene encoding uncharacterized protein isoform X1, translating to MKIVVYDLARVGDLGGPDSILAQPRGNLERPSVMAEDRYPNPLPSIVESPPVSTGAYGTNLTGVGQTCGSQQVNPDKWRGKIGQSTGMEEDPFAPNPTRAASPVVSVTHDPTTYDTKQVFDSSGKRGHDVNQGQLRGVMGKSTGMVPDPHAPTDKYRMDSDPSNYESKVTDPTHTGGKKAGLSQIRHSLDKLSIHHDPNHPHPEHPPHGTLTEKISSSASVIAEKAAVAKDVIVHKLGYSGHEQHHHTTGGSHVTVHHPPPGSHGHVHHSSVTAATEYAHKITDKVTETLAPVYEKVVDAGSSVIHKVHDTVAGTGTGTGTHHQHVVHRGAEHMKGDADKGGVSVKEYLVETLKPGDEDKELSDVITHALHGENQQELEKKGREDRRPAAMGRVTESIGVRTRLGTDRPSHHQQQQHSDDVTANKNVTERLSEAVGSFFGGKGDAPQATSGTSYVTDEGLSSNPRGDQK from the exons aTGAAAATTGTAGTGTATGATTTGGCTAGAGTGGGTGATTTGGGTGGTCCAGATTCGATATTGGCACAACCCAGGGGGAATTTGGAAAGGCCATCGGTGATGGCGGAAGATCGTTACCCAAATCCATTACCGAGCATTGTTGAATCACCGCCCGTGTCTACCGGTGCCTACGGAACCAACTTAACCGGCGTTGGTCAAACTTGTGGTAGTCAACAAGTAAATCCAGATAAATGGAGGGGTAAAATTGGACAATCAACTGGAATGGAAGAAGACCCATTTGCCCCTAACCCAACCAGGGCGGCATCTCCTGTTGTCAGCGTTACACATGACCCAACAACATACG ACACAAAACAGGTATTTGACTCGTCTGGCAAACGTGGCCATGATGTGAATCAAGGACAATTGAGGGGTGTTATGGGAAAATCGACGGGTATGGTACCGGATCCTCATGCCCCGACTGATAAGTATCGGATGGATTCGGATCCTTCTAACTACGAGTCTAAAGTCACTGATCCAACACACACAG GTGGCAAGAAAGCAGGTCTGTCACAAATCCGACATTCACTTGACAAATTGAGCATCCACCATGACCCGAACCACCCCCACCCTGAACATCCACCACATGGAACCCTGACCGAAAAAATATCATCGTCAGCTTCTGTAATAGCAGAGAAAGCAGCTGTAGCCAAAGATGTCATTGTTCATAAACTGGGTTATTCAGGTCATGAACAACACCACCACACGACCGGCGGATCACACGTAACCGTGCATCATCCTCCTCCAGGATCACACGGACACGTCCATCATTCTTCAGTCACCGCAGCAACAGAATATGCGCATAAGATAACGGACAAGGTGACAGAAACGTTGGCACCGGTTTATGAGAAAGTAGTGGATGCTGGATCCTCGGTTATACATAAAGTGCACGATACCGTTGCTGGAACTGGAACTGGGACCGGGACTCACCATCAACATGTGGTTCATCGAGGTGCCGAGCATATGAAGGGAGATGCTGATAAGGGTGGTGTATCGGTAAAGGAATATTTGGTGGAGACGTTGAAACCCGGTGATGAAGATAAGGAGCTGTCGGATGTGATAACTCATGCTTTACATGGGGAAAATCAACAAGAGTTGGAGAAGAAAGGTAGAGAGGACAGACGACCTGCAGCAATGGGGAGAGTGACTGAATCTATTGGAGTGCGAACTCGGCTGGGGACTGATCGTCCGTCACACCACCAACAGCAGCAGCATTCGGACGATGTGACCGCAAATAAGAATGTGACTGAAAGGTTGAGTGAAGCAGTTGGTTCGTTTTTTGGTGGGAAAGGGGACGCACCACAGGCAACATCTGGGACTTCATATG TGACAGATGAAGGATTGTCGAGTAATCCAAGAGGCGATCAAAAGTGA
- the LOC139895653 gene encoding uncharacterized protein isoform X2, whose product MESQLQRTHDSHGHHYDAHDLLSTDLQTGHDHNEQHGEKKSVIKKVKEKAKKLKNTITKHGHGHGHSGHDHHEETVEDPEVHGAPMYDLARVGDLGGPDSILAQPRGNLERPSVMAEDRYPNPLPSIVESPPVSTGAYGTNLTGVGQTCGSQQVNPDKWRGKIGQSTGMEEDPFAPNPTRAASPVVSVTHDPTTYVADTKQVFDSSGKRGHDVNQGQLRGVMGKSTGMVPDPHAPTDKYRMDSDPSNYESKVTDPTHTGGKKAGLSQIRHSLDKLSIHHDPNHPHPEHPPHGTLTEKISSSASVIAEKAAVAKDVIVHKLGYSGHEQHHHTTGGSHVTVHHPPPGSHGHVHHSSVTAATEYAHKITDKVTETLAPVYEKVVDAGSSVIHKVHDTVAGTGTGTGTHHQHVVHRGAEHMKGDADKGGVSVKEYLVETLKPGDEDKELSDVITHALHGENQQELEKKGREDRRPAAMGRVTESIGVRTRLGTDRPSHHQQQQHSDDVTANKNVTERLSEAVGSFFGGKGDAPQATSGTSYVTDEGLSSNPRGDQK is encoded by the exons ATGGAATCACAATTGCAGCGCACTCACGATTCTCACGGCCATCACTACGACGCGCATGACCTTCTCTCCACCGACCTACAAACTG GTCATGATCACAATGAACAACACGGGGAGAAGAAATCAGTGATCAAGAAAGTTAAAGAAAAAGCAAAGAAATTGAAGAACACAATCACAAAGCATGGACATGGACATGGTCATAGTGGCCATGATCATCATGAAGAAACGGTTGAAGACCCTGAAGTACATGGTGCACCCA TGTATGATTTGGCTAGAGTGGGTGATTTGGGTGGTCCAGATTCGATATTGGCACAACCCAGGGGGAATTTGGAAAGGCCATCGGTGATGGCGGAAGATCGTTACCCAAATCCATTACCGAGCATTGTTGAATCACCGCCCGTGTCTACCGGTGCCTACGGAACCAACTTAACCGGCGTTGGTCAAACTTGTGGTAGTCAACAAGTAAATCCAGATAAATGGAGGGGTAAAATTGGACAATCAACTGGAATGGAAGAAGACCCATTTGCCCCTAACCCAACCAGGGCGGCATCTCCTGTTGTCAGCGTTACACATGACCCAACAACATACG TGGCAGACACAAAACAGGTATTTGACTCGTCTGGCAAACGTGGCCATGATGTGAATCAAGGACAATTGAGGGGTGTTATGGGAAAATCGACGGGTATGGTACCGGATCCTCATGCCCCGACTGATAAGTATCGGATGGATTCGGATCCTTCTAACTACGAGTCTAAAGTCACTGATCCAACACACACAG GTGGCAAGAAAGCAGGTCTGTCACAAATCCGACATTCACTTGACAAATTGAGCATCCACCATGACCCGAACCACCCCCACCCTGAACATCCACCACATGGAACCCTGACCGAAAAAATATCATCGTCAGCTTCTGTAATAGCAGAGAAAGCAGCTGTAGCCAAAGATGTCATTGTTCATAAACTGGGTTATTCAGGTCATGAACAACACCACCACACGACCGGCGGATCACACGTAACCGTGCATCATCCTCCTCCAGGATCACACGGACACGTCCATCATTCTTCAGTCACCGCAGCAACAGAATATGCGCATAAGATAACGGACAAGGTGACAGAAACGTTGGCACCGGTTTATGAGAAAGTAGTGGATGCTGGATCCTCGGTTATACATAAAGTGCACGATACCGTTGCTGGAACTGGAACTGGGACCGGGACTCACCATCAACATGTGGTTCATCGAGGTGCCGAGCATATGAAGGGAGATGCTGATAAGGGTGGTGTATCGGTAAAGGAATATTTGGTGGAGACGTTGAAACCCGGTGATGAAGATAAGGAGCTGTCGGATGTGATAACTCATGCTTTACATGGGGAAAATCAACAAGAGTTGGAGAAGAAAGGTAGAGAGGACAGACGACCTGCAGCAATGGGGAGAGTGACTGAATCTATTGGAGTGCGAACTCGGCTGGGGACTGATCGTCCGTCACACCACCAACAGCAGCAGCATTCGGACGATGTGACCGCAAATAAGAATGTGACTGAAAGGTTGAGTGAAGCAGTTGGTTCGTTTTTTGGTGGGAAAGGGGACGCACCACAGGCAACATCTGGGACTTCATATG TGACAGATGAAGGATTGTCGAGTAATCCAAGAGGCGATCAAAAGTGA